From the Cervus elaphus chromosome 20, mCerEla1.1, whole genome shotgun sequence genome, one window contains:
- the LOC122678361 gene encoding nascent polypeptide-associated complex subunit alpha, muscle-specific form-like, with amino-acid sequence MDCNVILFPSSRVIPPPLPFRLPYTKAVFCRPSQRPEPQPTAEPEQPAAPRARVARTLTRQPAHTACSPTTSLTPQPPQGHRLPSASPARPQARPHLPATVPLQPRAIPHMPCPALAFTSAGLPPAPQTHPCHPPTPTADLSQPHTGAWHGVATASMLLQRPCSSGRPIFRPGPRESHASPFPPALHADATPKHPWACLPAPCSLPPPLPAMALPRSLILVGHPPAMAPGSFVPHSHPRTLTPTAPAGASRKPPAAMASTRQATGSPFAQGTQLCPVAPERAALAAGWCPSSAVHSPTPPPKGHSPSTVVKPFGVTDGLKIGLRGDFTSGARESQPARDLALNGPAAQRGGWHAGHGEAGVSVATGPTPRGRSPSLVFGCGHRRGRCRPALATTTAHAPTPTPTRPVRPHLLPTTTDSRRTSTSPGAWRPPPGAAAAAPQEGGGGGWGWEASGGSWWKRREVATAAKRFAPGHGGAGLNRAWAGGAGSRGLCGSAEQAASGPPARPPARATVVPTLGLGKASPAARRPSSKHCARHRLLAHTPKAARQLPGSLLPALSAPNAPAGRAAELSKSRRRIPAPTPRQREALRRRRRHQQPTSNPIRASSTQRPGSTGPTAPGRRSRGLAAPRPFAPRRGPRTPPPSPPGGNAGHAASSSQLAKALLHRALGEATSHDDRGTREPAACRRHGALPRRGGVASLGAH; translated from the exons ATGGACTGCAACGTGATTCTGTTTCCCAG CTCCAGAGTCATCCCTCCACCGCTGCCCTTCCGCCTGCCTTACACTAAGGCGGTTTTCTGC CGTCCTAGCCAGCGCCCGGAGCCCCAGCCCACCGCCGAGCCTGAGCAACCTGCGGCACCGCGCGCCAGGGTGGCACGCACGCTCACCCGCCAGCCCGCCCACACGGCGTGctctcccaccacctccctcacGCCACAGCCCCCTCAGGGTCAccgcctgccctctgcctctcccgCCAGACCCCAGGCTCGGCCCCATCTACCCGCCACTGTCCCCCTGCAGCCCCGGGCCATCCCTCacatgccctgccctgccctggcgtTCACCAGTGCGGGCCTGCCTCCAGCTCCGCagacccacccctgccacccGCCCACCCCGACCGCAGACCTGTCCCAGCCTCACACGGGTGCCTGGCACGGCGTCGCCACCGCCTCCATGCTTCTGCAGAGGCCCTGCTCGAGTGGCCGGCCCATCTTTCGGCCAGGTCCCCGCGAGTCCCATGCCTCCCCCTTCCCGCCGGCCCTCCACGCAGACGCCACGCCCAAGCACCCCTGGGCCTGCCTCCCCGCACCCTGCTCGCTGCCGCCCCCTCTCCCTGCGATGGCTCTGCCCCGGTCCCTGATCCTCGTGGGGCACCCACCAGCCATGGCCCCAGGCAGCTTCGTCCCGCACTCTCACCCACGCACGCTGACGCCCACGGCCCCGGCAGGGGCGTCGAGGAAACCTCCTGCGGCGATGGCTAGCACGCGTCAGGCCACAGGTTCTCCTTTTGCCCAGGGGACTCAGCTTTGTCCCGTCGCCCCCGAGCGTGCCGCCCTCGCCGCAGGATGGTGCCCTTCGTCGGCcgtccactcccccaccccaccccccaaaggaCACAGTCCTTCAACAGTCGTGAAACCCTTTGGGGTTACAGACGGGCTCAAGATTGGGCTAAGGGGAGATT TCACCAGCGGCGCACGGGAGTCACAGCCAGCCCGGGACCTGGCACTCAATGGCCCAGCCGCCCAGAGAGGTGGCTGGCACGCGGGGCATGGGGAGGCAGGCGTGTCCGTGGCCACTGGCCCCACTCCCAGAGGCAGATCCCCCTCGCTCGTCTTCGGCTGTGGCCACCGCCGCGGCCGCTGCCGGCCCGCGCTGGCGACCACCACAGCCCACGCCccgacccctacccccacccgccCTGTCcgaccccacctcctccccaccaccactgacAGCAGGAGAACCAGCACAAGCCCAGGAGCATGGCGGCCGCCACCAGGGGCAGCAGCCGCCGcccctcaggagggagggggcgggggctggggctgggaggcctCAGGCGGGTCGTGGTGGAAGCGGCGCGAGGTGGCCACTGCGGCCAAAAGGTTTGCCCCGGGGCACGGCGGGGCTGGCCTGAATCGTGCTTGGGCTGGAGGTGCAGGGTCCCGGGGCCTCTGTGGCAGCGCTGAGCAAGC CGCCTccgggccgcccgcccgcccgcccgcccgcgccaCCGTGGTGCCCACACTCGGCCTTGGCAAGGCAAGTCCAGCCGCCCGCCGGCCCT CCTCAAAACACTGCGCGCGCCACCGGCTTCTCGCACACACGCCAAAAGCCGCGCGCCAGCTGCCtggctccctgctcccagctctctCTGCCCCGAACGCCCCAGCCGGGAGGGCGGCGGAGCTCAGCAAAAG ccgccgccgcatcCCTGCCCCGACGCCCCGTCAGCGGGAGGCTCTGCGCCGCCGCCGGCGCCACCAGCAGCCCACCAGCAACCCCATCCGCGCCAGCTCTACGCAGCGGCCGGGGTCCACCGGCCCCACCGCCCCGGGGCGGCGCTCCCGCGGCCTTGCGGCCCCCCGGCCGTTCGCTCCCCGCCGCGGCCCGCGAACGCCTCCGCCCTCACCCCCGGGGGGCAACGCGGGGCACGCGGCTTCCAGCAGCCAGCTGGCCAAAGCCCTTCTCCACCGTGCGCTGGGCGAGGCCACTTCCCACGACGACAGGGGGACACGGGAGCCAGCCGCCTGCAGGCGTCACGGCGCTCTGCCGCGCCGCGGGGGCGTCGCGAGCCTAGGAGCCCACTGA